A region from the Lolium perenne isolate Kyuss_39 chromosome 4, Kyuss_2.0, whole genome shotgun sequence genome encodes:
- the LOC127293245 gene encoding oxysterol-binding protein-related protein 1C has translation MHPFCCVPPVSVSPAASAATAAAETSAAAGLPAAMPPPPPPPSMPTPRTSSTTNTPGERRVRLSGVSLGGGGGGGSTSPPDGVKLNEIVGGGISGVLYKWVNYGRGWRPRWFALSDGVLSYYKIHGPDRILLSRDTDRAAKVIGEDSLRRLARPSTTTSSSSAPHSNGHHHHNPPRKPLGEIHLKVSTVRESRSDDRRFSIFSGTKRLHLRAETREDRAVWLEALRATKEMFPRMSTSEMVGPGDTAAAAAVSTERLRQRLQQEGVSEAAIADSEGIVRAEFEALHKQLVLLKQKQALLLDTLRHLETEKVDLENTLVDESQRQSKEYGSASRPRNEKYSEGSASESDDYNEPQDPAEEETDEDENIYFDTTDFLSSSSFKSSGSDFQRSEAGSDDEDDYPMDGIDPSMKSVGISYPYVRRRKKLPDPVEKEKGVSLWSMIKDNIGKDLTKVCLPVYFNEPLSSLQKCYEDLEYSYLIDRAYEWGKRGDSLMRILSVAAFAVSGYASTDGRSCKPFNPLLGETYEADYPDKGLRFFSEKVSHHPMVVACHCEGTGWRFWADSNLKSKFWGRSIQLDPVGMLTLEFDDGEVFQWSKVTTSIYNLILGKLYCDHYGTMRIQGNREYSCKLKFKEQSIIDRNPHQVQGVIQDRSGRTVATLFGKWDESMHYVMGDCFGKGKGSENFSEAHLLWKRSKPPKFPTRYNLTSFAITLNELTPGLKEKLPPTDSRLRPDQRCLENGEYERANAEKLRLEQRQRQARKMQESGWKPRWFAKDKGTDTYRYLGGYWESRENSSWEDCPDIFGQLPNDLMITD, from the exons ATGCACCCATTCTGCTGCGTGCCGCCGGTCTCCGTCtcccccgccgcctccgccgccacggCGGCGGCCGAGACCTCCGCGGCGGCGGGTCTCCCCGCCGcgatgccgccgccgcccccgccacCGTCGATGCCCACCCCGCGCACCAGCTCCACCACCAACACCCCCGGCGAGCGGCGCGTGCGCCTCTCCGGAGTCagcctcggcggcggcggcggcggcggctccacCTCGCCCCCTGACGGCGTGAAGCTGAACGAGATCGTCGGCGGCGGCATCTCCGGGGTCCTCTACAAGTGGGTCAACTACGGCCGCGGCTGGCGCCCGCGCTGGTTCGCGCTCAGCGACGGCGTGCTCTCCTACTACAAGATCCACGGGCCCGACCGCATCCTCCTCTCGCGCGACACCGACCGCGCCGCCAAGGTCATCGGCGAGGACTCCCTCCGCCGCCTCGCCCGCCCCTCCACCaccacttcctcctcctccgccccccACTCCAacggccaccaccaccacaaccCGCCGCGCAAGCCCCTCGGCGAAATCCACCTCAAG GTCTCCACCGTCAGGGAGAGCAGATCGGACGACAGGCGCTTCTCCATCTTCTCGGGGACCAAGCGGCTGCACCTGCGCGCGGAGACGCGGGAGGACCGGGCCGTGTGGCTGGAGGCGCTGCGCGCCACCAAGGAGATGTTCCCCAGGATGTCCACCAGCGAGATGGTGGGGCCGGgggacaccgccgccgccgcggccgtcTCCACCGAGCGCCTCAGGCAGCGCCTGCAGCAGGAAGGGGTCAGCGAGGCGGCCATTGCCGACAGCGAGGGGATCGTGCGTGCCGAGTTCGAGGCCCTGCACAAGCAGCTCGTGCTCCTCAAGCAGAAACAGGCGCTGCTCCTTGACACCCTACGCCATCTAGAG ACAGAAAAGGTTGATTTGGAGAATACCCTCGTTGACGAGAGCCAAAGGCAGTCAAAAGAGTACGGTTCTGCTTCTAGACCAAGGAATGAGAAGTATAGTG AAGGAAGTGCTAGTGAATCTGATGATTATAATGAACCACAAGATCCTGCTGAAGAAGAGACAGACGAGGATGAGAACATTTATTTTGATACAACAGATTTTCTTTCGTCAAGCTCTTTTAAAAGCAGTGGATCTGATTTCCAAAGATCTGAAGCTGGTTCAGATGACGAGGATGATTATCCAATGGATGGAATTGATCCTTCCATGAAGTCTGTTGGAATTAGTTATCCATACGTAAGAAGGCGTAAGAAGCTGCCAGATCCCGTTGAGAAAGAGAAGGGCGTGAGCCTGTGGTCAATGATCAAGGACAACATAGGGAAGGATCTCACCAAAGTCTGTCTGCCTGTTTACTTCAATGAGCCTCTTTCATCATTACAAAAATGTTATGAGGATCTCGAGTATTCCTACCTTATTGATCGTGCATATGAATGGGGCAAAAGG GGGGATAGTCTTATGAGGATTCTTAGTGTAGCAGCATTTGCTGTTTCTGGTTATGCCTCAACGGACGGAAGGAGCTGCAAGCCCTTTAATCCCCTTCTTGGTGAGACCTACGAAGCAGATTATCCAGATAAAGGCCTCCGTTTTTTCTCAGAAAAG GTCAGTCATCATCCTATGGTTGTTGCATGCCATTGTGAAGGAACTGGCTGGAGATTTTGGGCAGATAGCAACTTAAAGAGCAAGTTCTGGGGTCGATCCATTCAACTTGATCCTGTTGGTATGTTAACATTGGAGTTTGATGATGGTGAAGTTTTCCAATGGAGCAAG GTGACCACTTCCATTTACAATCTCATATTGGGCAAACTGTACTGTGATCACTATGGCACTATGCGCATTCAAGGCAACCGTGAATATTCATGTAAGCTGAAATTCAAGGAGCAGTCAATTATTGATCGCAACCCTCATCAG GTCCAAGGTGTTATTCAGGACCGAAGTGGTCGAACTGTTGCTACACTCTTTGGGAAGTGGGATGAAAGCATGCACTATGTGATGGGTGATTGCTTTGGAAAAGGCAAGGGATCAGAAAATTTCTCTGAGGCTCATTTGTTGTGGAAAAGGAGTAAACCGCCCAAGTTTCCCACTCGGTACAATTTGACTAGCTTTGCAATCACACTAAATGAACTTACCCCTGGATTGAAG GAAAAACTACCACCAACAGACTCAAGATTGCGACCAGACCAGAGGTGCCTAGAGAATGGTGAATATGAAAGAGCAAATGCTGAGAAGTTGAGACTTGAGCAGAGACAACGGCAG